From the Streptomyces nigrescens genome, one window contains:
- a CDS encoding cytochrome P450, which yields MTVRDEIAVPDADGSNELFEWLGRMRSEHPVWQEGDGPYHVFRYEDVQQVISDPKTFSNDSSRVMPHLKPLTEGHINSMDPPDHGKLRRLVNQAFTPKTVAGLEPRIASVTNELLAAVDAEHFDLVDVLTYPLPVIVISELLGVPASDRDLFRVWADRFIALGDQPIAPEDFVATFQAATREMDEYLLGHCRKRRTDPKDDLISRLATAEIDGERLTDDEVVKFTGILFLTGHLTTTLLIGNAMQCLDSNPDAYAELRADRSLIPSAIEEVLRFRSPFTTVSRVTVTDVEVGGHLIPADRMVTPWVISANHDEDQFPDAHRFDIRRTPNRHVAFGRGGHFCVGAPLARLEAEVALNALLDTFRELRVDHGRDVAYHARGMYGAKNLPMTARRR from the coding sequence ATGACTGTGCGCGACGAGATCGCCGTCCCGGATGCCGACGGCAGCAACGAGTTGTTCGAGTGGCTCGGCAGGATGCGGTCCGAGCACCCCGTGTGGCAGGAGGGGGACGGGCCGTATCACGTCTTCCGTTACGAGGACGTGCAGCAGGTCATCTCCGACCCGAAGACGTTCTCCAACGACTCCAGCCGTGTCATGCCCCATCTGAAGCCGCTGACCGAGGGGCACATCAACTCGATGGACCCGCCGGACCACGGCAAGCTGCGCCGGCTGGTCAATCAGGCCTTCACCCCGAAGACGGTGGCCGGGCTGGAACCCCGTATCGCGTCCGTGACGAACGAGCTGCTGGCCGCGGTCGACGCGGAGCACTTCGACCTGGTGGACGTGCTGACGTATCCGCTGCCGGTGATCGTCATCAGCGAGCTGCTGGGGGTGCCCGCCTCGGACCGTGACCTGTTCCGGGTGTGGGCGGACCGGTTCATCGCGCTCGGCGACCAGCCGATCGCGCCGGAGGACTTCGTCGCCACGTTCCAGGCCGCGACCCGTGAGATGGACGAGTATCTGCTGGGCCATTGCCGCAAGCGCCGGACGGACCCGAAGGACGACCTGATCAGCCGGCTGGCCACGGCCGAGATCGACGGCGAACGGCTCACCGACGACGAAGTCGTGAAATTCACCGGAATCCTCTTCCTGACCGGTCACCTGACGACGACGCTGCTGATCGGCAACGCCATGCAGTGCCTCGACAGCAACCCGGACGCTTATGCCGAACTCCGCGCCGACCGCTCCCTGATCCCGTCCGCCATCGAGGAAGTCCTGCGGTTCCGTTCACCGTTCACCACGGTCAGCCGGGTCACCGTGACCGATGTCGAGGTGGGCGGCCATCTCATCCCGGCCGACCGCATGGTGACCCCGTGGGTGATTTCGGCGAATCACGACGAGGACCAGTTCCCGGACGCGCACCGCTTCGACATCCGGCGCACGCCCAACCGGCATGTCGCCTTCGGGCGCGGCGGGCACTTCTGTGTGGGCGCGCCGCTGGCGCGGCTGGAGGCGGAAGTGGCGCTCAACGCCCTGCTGGACACCTTCCGTGAACTGCGCGTCGACCACGGCCGCGACGTCGCCTATCACGCCCGCGGAATGTACGGCGCGAAGAATCTGCCGATGACGGCGCGACGCCGCTAA
- a CDS encoding tryptophan halogenase family protein — protein sequence MINSVVIVGGGTAGWMSASYLKAAYGDRINVTLVESDRVATIGVGEATFSTVRHFFDYLGLDEREWMPECSGSYKLGIRFENWREPGHHFYHPFERLRTSDGYTLADWWLQEGDRSQPFDRSCFITPALCEAKRSPRLLDGSLFAGGLDGSLGRSTLEEQRAQFPYAYHFDAALLAKFLTKYGTDRGVRHVVDDVTQVGRDERGWISHVATREHGDLTGDLFIDCTGFKGMLINETLDEPFESFQDVLPNNRAVALRVPQADQATTGMNPYTTATAMDAGWIWNIPLFGRNGNGYVYSDEFCTPEEAERTLREHVAPGQDDLEANHIRMRIGRNRRSWVNNCVAIGLSSAFVEPLESTGIFFIQHGIEQLVKNFPDENWDPALVDDYNNRVAEVLDGVKEFLVLHYKAAQREDTPYWKEAKTRALPDGLAERLAIGASHLLDERTIYQPYHGFEQYSWITMMLGLGHEPKRPRPSLAHIDPTNARAELARLKADADELVAALPSCYEYIASLNS from the coding sequence GTGATTAATTCAGTGGTCATTGTCGGCGGCGGCACTGCGGGATGGATGAGCGCCTCGTACCTGAAGGCGGCGTACGGTGACCGCATCAACGTCACTCTGGTTGAATCCGACCGCGTCGCGACCATCGGTGTCGGCGAAGCGACCTTCAGCACGGTCCGGCATTTCTTCGACTATCTCGGCCTGGACGAGCGCGAATGGATGCCGGAGTGCTCCGGCTCGTACAAGCTGGGAATCCGGTTCGAGAACTGGCGGGAGCCCGGGCACCACTTCTACCACCCCTTCGAGCGGCTGCGGACGTCCGACGGCTACACCCTCGCCGACTGGTGGCTGCAGGAGGGCGACCGCAGCCAGCCGTTCGACCGTTCCTGCTTCATCACGCCGGCGCTGTGCGAGGCCAAGCGCTCGCCGCGGCTGCTCGACGGGTCCCTGTTCGCGGGCGGTCTCGACGGCTCGCTGGGCCGCTCGACGCTGGAGGAGCAGCGGGCCCAGTTCCCGTACGCGTACCACTTCGACGCGGCGCTGCTGGCGAAGTTCCTGACCAAGTACGGCACCGACCGCGGTGTCCGCCATGTCGTCGACGACGTGACGCAGGTGGGCCGCGACGAGCGTGGCTGGATCAGCCATGTCGCCACCCGCGAGCACGGTGACCTCACCGGTGACCTGTTCATCGACTGCACCGGCTTCAAGGGCATGCTGATCAACGAGACCCTGGACGAGCCGTTCGAGTCCTTCCAGGACGTGCTGCCGAACAACCGCGCCGTCGCGCTGCGCGTACCGCAGGCCGACCAGGCCACCACCGGGATGAACCCGTACACCACCGCGACCGCGATGGACGCCGGCTGGATCTGGAACATCCCGCTGTTCGGGCGGAACGGCAACGGCTATGTGTACTCCGACGAGTTCTGCACCCCGGAGGAGGCGGAGCGCACCCTGCGGGAGCACGTCGCCCCCGGCCAGGACGACCTGGAGGCCAACCACATCCGGATGCGCATCGGGCGCAACCGCCGCTCGTGGGTCAACAACTGTGTGGCGATCGGCCTGTCGAGCGCCTTCGTCGAGCCGCTGGAGTCCACCGGCATCTTCTTCATCCAGCACGGCATCGAGCAGCTGGTGAAGAACTTCCCGGACGAGAACTGGGACCCGGCGCTGGTCGACGACTACAACAACCGGGTCGCCGAGGTCCTGGACGGGGTCAAGGAGTTCCTGGTCCTGCACTACAAGGCGGCGCAGCGCGAGGACACCCCGTACTGGAAGGAGGCGAAGACCCGCGCCCTTCCGGACGGGCTCGCCGAGCGCCTCGCGATCGGCGCCTCGCACCTGCTCGACGAGCGCACCATCTACCAGCCGTACCACGGCTTCGAGCAGTACTCGTGGATCACGATGATGCTGGGCCTGGGCCATGAGCCGAAGCGGCCGCGCCCCTCCCTCGCGCACATCGACCCGACGAACGCGCGCGCCGAGCTCGCGCGGCTCAAGGCGGACGCGGACGAGCTGGTCGCCGCCCTGCCCAGCTGCTACGAGTACATCGCCTCCCTCAACAGCTGA
- a CDS encoding flavin reductase family protein: MASLPPPPSAPDTATRPVPADDFRSLMGAFPTGVAVITTYGTDDRPRGLTCSSLSSVTTAPPTLSVWLTTRGETLGALREYGAFAVNLLHDRGQRAGEVFAHPVADRFSQVGWRRSPEAGLPWLADDAFAVAECRVTKLVEVSDHTLVVGAVTGVTQDPGTPLLYGARRFASWPGGEAPAAPLALDTPLTSC; encoded by the coding sequence ATGGCTAGCCTTCCCCCACCCCCGTCCGCGCCGGACACGGCCACCCGCCCGGTGCCGGCCGACGACTTCCGCTCCCTGATGGGCGCCTTCCCCACCGGCGTCGCCGTGATCACCACGTACGGGACGGACGACCGGCCCCGCGGGCTGACGTGCAGTTCGCTGTCGAGCGTGACCACCGCGCCGCCGACCCTCTCCGTCTGGCTGACCACCCGGGGAGAGACCCTGGGCGCGCTGCGCGAGTACGGCGCCTTCGCGGTGAACCTCCTGCACGACCGGGGGCAGCGGGCCGGTGAGGTGTTCGCGCACCCGGTCGCGGACCGGTTCTCCCAGGTCGGCTGGCGGCGCTCGCCGGAGGCCGGGCTGCCGTGGCTGGCCGACGACGCCTTCGCGGTCGCCGAGTGCCGGGTGACGAAGCTGGTCGAGGTGAGCGACCACACCCTCGTGGTGGGCGCGGTCACCGGTGTCACCCAGGACCCCGGGACCCCGCTGCTGTACGGGGCACGGCGCTTCGCCTCCTGGCCGGGCGGCGAGGCCCCCGCCGCGCCGCTCGCCCTCGACACCCCCCTGACGTCATGCTGA
- a CDS encoding cation:proton antiporter, whose amino-acid sequence MLKVIAGVVLLLGAIGLWWGRLGSGGSSTEVDTTARFLLAVMVIILLSHLLGALLGRLGQPLVIGEILGGLLLGPSLLGWVWPSGQAWLLSADVVSALNTVAQLGLIVFMFLLGCELRMETPKKAVGSLGVSVLGAMGLPFVAGLALAAAAPAMLRGSTPHDFGYLCFFGLAMSVTALPVLARILTDLRLDRSPVGQFALASAAVGDGIAWLALTVILAATGSGDATDMGSTIALVVALVAFTALVVRPLLATVVRRAEERPGKGTLLPLLLVGAISYAVLTHLLGLHAVIGAFLFGTAVPRDSAVTHRMNQQLQGFTLTVLLPLFFAGVGLNVSVGALGRDPWHWLVLAGVVVVATLTKIVGAGGAARAMGYRPKEALRFGALMNCRGVTELVVAGIGWQRHLISTTGLTVLVLMAVGTTAMTGPLLKLLGTKPPEPPPGETDDSPVAVPQGAPLRADA is encoded by the coding sequence ATGCTGAAGGTCATCGCAGGCGTCGTCCTGCTGCTCGGGGCCATAGGGCTGTGGTGGGGCCGGCTGGGCTCCGGGGGCTCGTCGACCGAGGTCGACACGACGGCCAGGTTCCTGCTCGCCGTCATGGTGATCATTCTGCTCAGCCATCTGCTGGGAGCGCTGCTGGGCCGGCTCGGCCAGCCGCTGGTGATCGGTGAGATCCTCGGCGGTCTGCTGCTCGGCCCCTCGCTGCTGGGCTGGGTGTGGCCGTCCGGGCAGGCCTGGCTGCTCTCCGCCGATGTCGTCTCCGCCCTCAACACGGTGGCCCAGCTCGGGCTGATCGTCTTCATGTTCCTGCTCGGCTGCGAGCTGCGCATGGAGACCCCCAAGAAGGCCGTCGGTTCGCTCGGGGTGAGCGTGCTCGGCGCGATGGGTCTGCCGTTCGTGGCCGGGCTCGCCCTCGCGGCGGCGGCCCCCGCCATGCTGCGCGGCTCGACCCCGCACGACTTCGGCTACCTCTGCTTCTTCGGGCTGGCCATGTCGGTGACGGCGCTGCCGGTGCTCGCCAGGATCCTCACCGATCTGCGTCTGGACCGCTCCCCCGTCGGCCAGTTCGCGCTGGCCAGCGCGGCGGTGGGCGACGGTATCGCCTGGCTCGCGCTGACCGTCATCCTCGCGGCGACCGGGTCCGGTGACGCCACCGACATGGGCAGCACGATCGCGCTGGTGGTGGCCCTGGTGGCGTTCACCGCGCTGGTCGTGCGTCCGCTGCTGGCGACCGTGGTGCGGCGCGCGGAGGAACGGCCCGGCAAGGGGACGCTGCTGCCCCTGCTGCTGGTCGGCGCCATCAGCTATGCCGTGCTGACGCATCTGCTGGGGCTGCACGCGGTCATCGGGGCGTTCCTGTTCGGTACGGCGGTCCCGCGGGACTCCGCGGTCACCCACCGGATGAACCAGCAGCTGCAGGGCTTCACCCTGACGGTGCTGCTGCCGCTGTTCTTCGCCGGTGTGGGGCTCAATGTCTCGGTCGGGGCGCTGGGTCGGGACCCGTGGCACTGGCTGGTTCTCGCCGGGGTCGTCGTCGTGGCGACCCTGACCAAGATCGTCGGTGCGGGCGGCGCCGCCCGGGCGATGGGGTACCGGCCGAAGGAAGCCTTGCGCTTCGGCGCGCTGATGAACTGCCGCGGGGTCACCGAGCTGGTGGTCGCCGGGATCGGCTGGCAGCGCCATCTGATCAGCACGACGGGCCTGACGGTGCTGGTCCTGATGGCGGTCGGCACCACCGCGATGACCGGGCCGCTGCTCAAGCTGCTGGGGACGAAACCGCCGGAGCCGCCGCCCGGGGAGACCGATGACTCCCCGGTCGCCGTCCCGCAGGGCGCTCCGCTCCGGGCGGACGCCTGA
- a CDS encoding non-ribosomal peptide synthetase, producing the protein MAADRVFWQRVLGGGFTPLPRWSRIPADLPAVRRTAIPAGTAEALLLLSERRGLSERPGLSEGQGLSPDTLLLAAYVRVLAAVTGDSSVVTGYLPEDSPEKSPLPLWAALSQGSWAELVTEVAQLADEVGRHAPQALDELRAETGRTEPLFDTVLVAGRAPGPEDLTDGTVLAAGLSRTGDRLELVLSHRPDALDGEQADRFAGYLLAALRELAERPGADHQEWSPVPEREVAQQLAEFAGPRRELPDRRVHELFEDQVRLRPDDIAAVHGTESWTYRELNERANRVAHALRRGGLHDEDVVAVVTERNLPWLVAVLAVFKAGGVYLPVEPHFPADRISGMLVRADCRRVLTERDASPGLTEALAGLPGVRADHLDTLLAEDHPVTDPGIPVAAGQSAYIYFTSGSTGAPKGAVCEHAGFLNHLLAKIDDLEITEGRVVAQTAPQCFDISLWQLVAAPAVGGRTLIIGQPDILDTARFIETLDTGGVEVLQAVPSYLEVVLTELERSPRALPRLRHVSATGEALKKELVERWFATFPDVALVNAYGLTETSDDTNHEVMRRVPEQASVPLGKPVANVRIHVVDERLRLVPLGSPGEILFSGVCVGRGYVNDEERTRAAFMPDPLLPGERMYRSGDFGRWLPDGRLEFLGRRDAQVKIRGFRIEIGEVENQLLRVDGVRDSAVVVTGEGESRQLVAFHSGEELSDATLLESLGAALPSYMIPSRFRRLDVLPLTANGKIDRKALTRLAGQEESAGDGVELRTGTERRLAELWSQVLKVPAGRIGRASHFFDSGGTSLSMLRLAIALDRVVTPVELQQHPVLAECAALLDRRAAEAPNPGRQPVDSHV; encoded by the coding sequence ATGGCTGCGGACCGCGTATTCTGGCAAAGAGTTCTCGGCGGCGGGTTCACCCCTTTGCCCCGGTGGTCGAGGATTCCGGCGGACCTGCCTGCCGTGCGTCGCACCGCGATTCCCGCCGGGACCGCAGAGGCACTGCTGCTCCTTTCGGAACGCAGAGGTCTTTCGGAACGGCCGGGACTTTCGGAAGGACAGGGTCTTTCTCCGGACACCCTGCTGCTGGCCGCTTATGTCCGCGTCCTGGCGGCGGTGACGGGCGACTCCTCCGTGGTGACCGGATATCTGCCCGAAGATAGCCCGGAGAAAAGCCCGTTGCCCCTGTGGGCCGCGCTTTCCCAGGGCTCGTGGGCGGAACTCGTCACCGAGGTCGCACAGCTGGCGGACGAGGTCGGGCGGCATGCGCCGCAGGCCCTGGACGAGCTGCGCGCCGAGACCGGCCGGACGGAGCCGCTGTTCGACACCGTCCTGGTCGCCGGCCGGGCACCCGGCCCCGAGGACCTGACGGACGGCACCGTGCTCGCCGCCGGCCTCTCCCGGACCGGCGACCGGCTGGAGCTGGTGCTGAGCCACCGCCCCGACGCCCTGGACGGCGAGCAGGCCGACCGGTTCGCGGGCTATCTGCTCGCCGCGCTGCGCGAGCTGGCCGAGCGGCCCGGGGCGGACCACCAGGAGTGGAGCCCGGTGCCGGAGCGGGAGGTCGCACAGCAGCTGGCCGAGTTCGCGGGCCCGCGGCGCGAGCTGCCCGACCGCCGGGTGCACGAACTCTTCGAGGACCAGGTGCGGTTGCGCCCGGACGACATCGCCGCCGTCCACGGCACCGAGTCCTGGACCTACCGGGAGCTCAACGAGCGCGCCAACCGCGTCGCCCACGCGCTGCGCCGCGGCGGGCTGCACGACGAGGACGTCGTCGCGGTGGTCACCGAACGCAATCTCCCCTGGCTGGTCGCCGTACTGGCCGTGTTCAAGGCCGGCGGTGTCTATCTGCCGGTGGAGCCGCATTTCCCGGCCGACCGGATCAGCGGCATGCTGGTGCGCGCCGACTGCCGCCGGGTGCTGACCGAGCGGGATGCCTCCCCGGGACTGACCGAGGCGCTGGCCGGGCTGCCCGGGGTGCGCGCGGACCATCTGGACACTCTGCTCGCCGAGGACCACCCGGTCACCGACCCCGGCATCCCGGTGGCCGCCGGCCAGAGCGCGTACATCTACTTCACCTCCGGTTCGACCGGTGCGCCCAAGGGCGCCGTGTGCGAGCACGCGGGCTTCCTCAACCATCTCCTCGCCAAGATCGACGATTTGGAGATCACCGAGGGCCGGGTGGTCGCACAGACCGCGCCGCAGTGCTTCGACATCTCCCTGTGGCAGCTGGTGGCCGCACCGGCCGTCGGCGGACGCACCCTCATCATCGGGCAGCCGGACATCCTGGACACCGCGCGCTTCATCGAGACGCTCGACACCGGCGGTGTCGAGGTCCTCCAGGCCGTGCCCTCCTATCTCGAAGTGGTGCTGACGGAGCTGGAGCGCAGCCCCCGCGCGCTGCCCCGGCTGCGCCATGTGTCGGCGACCGGCGAAGCGCTCAAGAAGGAGCTGGTGGAGCGCTGGTTCGCCACGTTCCCCGACGTCGCGCTGGTCAATGCGTACGGCCTGACCGAAACCTCGGACGACACCAACCACGAGGTGATGCGCCGGGTGCCCGAACAGGCCTCGGTGCCGCTGGGCAAGCCGGTCGCCAATGTGCGGATCCATGTGGTCGACGAGCGGCTGCGGCTGGTGCCGCTCGGCTCCCCGGGCGAGATCCTGTTCTCCGGCGTCTGCGTCGGACGGGGATACGTCAACGATGAGGAGCGCACCCGGGCCGCGTTCATGCCCGATCCGCTGCTGCCCGGTGAACGGATGTACCGCTCGGGCGACTTCGGGCGGTGGCTGCCGGACGGGCGGCTGGAGTTCCTCGGCCGCCGGGACGCCCAGGTCAAGATCCGGGGCTTCCGGATCGAGATCGGCGAGGTGGAGAACCAGCTGCTCCGGGTGGACGGGGTGCGGGACAGCGCCGTCGTCGTCACCGGCGAGGGCGAGAGCCGGCAGCTGGTGGCCTTCCACAGCGGCGAGGAGCTGTCCGACGCCACGCTCCTGGAGTCGCTCGGCGCGGCGCTGCCCAGCTACATGATCCCCAGCCGGTTCCGCCGGCTCGACGTGCTGCCGCTCACCGCCAACGGCAAGATCGACCGCAAGGCGCTGACCCGGCTCGCCGGGCAGGAGGAGTCCGCGGGCGACGGCGTGGAGCTGCGCACCGGCACCGAGCGGCGGCTCGCGGAGCTGTGGTCCCAGGTCCTGAAGGTGCCGGCCGGCCGGATCGGCCGTGCCTCCCATTTCTTCGACAGCGGCGGGACCTCGCTCTCCATGCTGCGGCTGGCGATCGCGCTCGACCGTGTGGTGACGCCCGTCGAACTCCAGCAGCACCCGGTTCTCGCGGAATGTGCGGCGTTGCTCGACCGCCGGGCCGCCGAGGCTCCGAATCCAGGAAGGCAGCCAGTTGACAGCCACGTTTGA
- a CDS encoding TauD/TfdA family dioxygenase, translating to MTATFDGTAVPETLGDGAELILGEGRTPVLGVTGPDLPGETVRALLGRYGALLVRGLGLAAPADLGRAAQALGVTPMTEREGFTGRTDFGDGVYGASEWPADEPMCMHHERSYGDEVPAIALFGCLTAPRTGGATAVADARTVLAKLPADLVERFARDGWRLARTYRDIGVSWAESFGTQDTAEVDAYCRAHALDHEWLPDGGLRTVQHRAAVVRHPATGERLWFNQIAFLNELTMDPAVREYLVSLYGPGSLPFTTFRGDGEPVPAQVVETINEVYTAATVREPWQAGDLLVVDNLRTAHSREAYEGDREIVALFGDPVRLDGHVRPSAD from the coding sequence TTGACAGCCACGTTTGACGGTACGGCCGTCCCCGAAACCCTCGGTGACGGCGCCGAGTTGATCCTCGGCGAAGGCCGCACCCCGGTCCTCGGGGTGACCGGTCCGGACCTCCCCGGCGAGACCGTGCGCGCCCTGCTGGGCCGGTACGGCGCCCTGCTCGTCCGGGGCCTGGGCCTGGCGGCGCCCGCCGATCTGGGCCGGGCCGCGCAGGCGCTCGGGGTGACGCCGATGACCGAGCGGGAGGGCTTCACCGGCCGGACCGACTTCGGCGACGGTGTGTACGGCGCCTCGGAGTGGCCGGCCGACGAGCCGATGTGCATGCACCACGAGCGCAGTTACGGCGACGAGGTGCCAGCCATCGCCCTGTTCGGCTGTCTGACGGCACCCCGTACCGGCGGCGCGACCGCCGTGGCCGACGCCCGGACGGTGCTGGCGAAGCTGCCCGCCGACCTCGTGGAGCGCTTCGCCCGCGACGGCTGGCGGCTGGCCCGCACCTACCGTGACATCGGCGTGAGCTGGGCCGAGTCGTTCGGCACCCAGGACACCGCGGAGGTCGACGCGTACTGCCGCGCGCACGCCCTGGACCACGAGTGGCTGCCGGACGGCGGGCTGCGCACCGTCCAGCACCGCGCGGCGGTGGTACGCCACCCCGCGACCGGTGAACGGCTCTGGTTCAACCAGATCGCCTTCCTCAACGAGCTGACCATGGACCCGGCGGTGCGGGAGTACCTGGTGTCCCTCTACGGGCCCGGCTCCCTGCCGTTCACCACCTTCCGCGGCGACGGCGAGCCCGTCCCGGCGCAGGTCGTCGAGACCATCAACGAGGTGTACACGGCGGCGACCGTGCGGGAGCCGTGGCAGGCGGGCGATCTGCTCGTGGTCGACAACCTGCGGACGGCGCACAGCCGCGAGGCCTACGAGGGCGACCGCGAGATCGTGGCGCTCTTCGGCGACCCGGTGCGCCTCGACGGGCATGTCCGGCCCTCCGCCGACTAG
- the sbnB gene encoding 2,3-diaminopropionate biosynthesis protein SbnB: MPQQHAAPSFSVISGAQVHRVLDAHHQGVVDLIETAYRLHGGGETVNPPSYFLRFPDRPSSRIIALPASIGGELPTDGLKWISSFPENVEAGIPRASAVLILNDHDTGYPLACLESSIISAARTAASAALAADRISAARGGRPARIGFFGVGLIARYIHTYLAGTGWQFDEIGVHDLSAAHAGGFADYLRQSGESGTVTVHGSAEELIRSCDLVVFATVAGTPHVTEPGWFAHNPLVLHVSLRDLSPEVVLGAANIVDDVEHCLKADTSVHLAEQRVGHRDFLDGTLHDVLTGQLRPPADRPVIFSPFGLGVLDLALGRHVYESVKESGELQVVDDFFHEMRRYG; encoded by the coding sequence ATGCCCCAGCAGCACGCTGCGCCTTCGTTCTCCGTCATCTCCGGAGCCCAGGTGCACCGGGTCCTCGACGCGCACCACCAAGGCGTCGTCGACCTGATCGAGACGGCCTACCGGCTGCACGGCGGAGGCGAGACGGTGAACCCGCCGTCGTACTTCCTCCGCTTCCCCGACCGCCCGTCCTCCCGGATCATCGCGCTGCCCGCCTCGATCGGCGGTGAGCTGCCCACGGACGGCCTGAAGTGGATCTCCAGCTTCCCGGAGAACGTCGAGGCCGGTATCCCGCGCGCCTCGGCGGTGCTCATCCTCAACGACCACGACACCGGCTACCCGCTGGCGTGTCTGGAGAGCTCCATCATCAGCGCCGCGCGCACCGCGGCCTCCGCGGCGCTCGCCGCCGACCGGATCAGCGCCGCGCGCGGCGGCCGGCCGGCCCGGATCGGGTTCTTCGGCGTCGGCCTGATCGCCCGCTACATCCACACCTATCTGGCGGGCACCGGCTGGCAGTTCGACGAGATCGGGGTGCACGATCTGTCGGCGGCGCACGCGGGCGGCTTCGCCGACTACCTGCGCCAGTCCGGCGAGTCCGGCACGGTCACCGTGCACGGCTCCGCCGAGGAGCTGATCCGCTCCTGCGACCTGGTGGTCTTCGCCACCGTCGCCGGCACCCCGCATGTCACCGAGCCCGGGTGGTTCGCGCACAACCCCCTGGTGCTGCATGTCTCGCTGCGCGATCTGTCGCCCGAGGTGGTGCTCGGCGCGGCCAACATCGTCGACGACGTGGAGCACTGCCTGAAGGCGGACACCTCGGTGCACCTGGCGGAACAGCGGGTGGGCCACCGGGACTTCCTCGACGGCACGCTCCACGACGTCCTGACGGGGCAGCTGCGGCCGCCGGCCGACCGGCCGGTGATCTTCTCCCCGTTCGGCCTGGGAGTGCTGGATCTGGCACTCGGCAGGCATGTCTATGAATCCGTGAAGGAATCGGGCGAGTTGCAGGTCGTCGACGATTTCTTCCACGAGATGCGCCGTTACGGCTAG
- the sbnA gene encoding 2,3-diaminopropionate biosynthesis protein SbnA, producing the protein MPTISAPQEFNEEDLYVDLDAVLGIPLHLKCEGFNFTGSVKQKAALEMVEAAEEAGKLSPGSILVESSSGNLGVALSVIAASKGYRFVCVTDSRCNLASKRLMEALGATVHTIAEPAADGGFLGARIAYVRQLCEEDARYVWLNQYVNPANWRAHYRYTAPGIHRSYPELDVLFVGAGTTGTLMGCARWFKEHRPEVRIVAVDSVGSVAFGHPPSPRMIPGLGSGVRPPLLDEDYVDEVLLVPEPDTVRMCHRLAGRGFLFGGSTGTVVSGADRWLTEHGRPAGLSSVAISPDMGERYLDTVYHTNWVQGVYGEDTLGPAHPSHETREAIR; encoded by the coding sequence GTGCCGACTATTTCGGCTCCGCAGGAATTCAACGAGGAAGACCTGTACGTCGATCTCGACGCCGTACTCGGTATCCCGCTCCACCTCAAGTGCGAGGGCTTCAACTTCACCGGATCGGTGAAGCAGAAGGCCGCGCTGGAAATGGTCGAGGCCGCGGAGGAGGCCGGGAAGCTGTCCCCCGGTTCGATCCTGGTGGAGTCCTCGTCCGGCAATCTGGGCGTCGCGCTGAGCGTCATCGCGGCCAGCAAGGGCTACCGCTTCGTCTGTGTCACCGACTCCCGGTGCAACCTGGCCTCCAAGCGGCTGATGGAGGCCCTCGGCGCCACCGTCCACACGATCGCGGAGCCCGCGGCCGACGGGGGTTTCCTCGGTGCGCGGATCGCCTACGTACGCCAGCTGTGCGAGGAGGACGCGCGGTACGTCTGGCTCAACCAGTACGTCAACCCCGCCAACTGGCGGGCGCATTACCGGTACACGGCCCCCGGCATCCACCGGAGCTATCCGGAGCTGGACGTCCTCTTCGTCGGGGCGGGGACCACCGGGACCCTCATGGGCTGCGCCCGCTGGTTCAAGGAGCACCGGCCCGAGGTCCGCATCGTGGCCGTCGACAGTGTCGGCTCCGTCGCCTTCGGCCACCCGCCGTCGCCCCGGATGATCCCGGGCCTGGGGTCCGGGGTCCGTCCGCCGCTGCTGGACGAGGACTACGTCGACGAGGTGCTGCTCGTACCGGAACCGGACACCGTGCGCATGTGCCACCGGCTGGCCGGGCGCGGCTTCCTGTTCGGCGGCTCCACCGGGACGGTCGTCAGCGGCGCCGACCGGTGGCTGACGGAGCACGGCAGACCGGCGGGGCTCTCCTCGGTCGCCATCTCGCCCGATATGGGCGAGCGCTATCTCGACACCGTTTACCACACCAACTGGGTGCAGGGCGTCTACGGCGAGGACACGCTCGGGCCCGCGCACCCCAGCCATGAGACGAGAGAGGCAATACGATGA
- a CDS encoding MbtH family protein has product MTNPFEDTEGRYLALVNDEGQYSLWPAFAEVPDGWKAALPETGRAEALEYIAAQWTDMRPLSLVRAMEGSADAPKAAS; this is encoded by the coding sequence ATGACCAACCCGTTCGAGGACACCGAGGGCCGCTACCTGGCCCTGGTCAACGACGAGGGCCAGTACTCCCTGTGGCCGGCGTTCGCCGAGGTCCCGGACGGCTGGAAGGCCGCCCTGCCCGAGACCGGCCGCGCCGAGGCCCTGGAGTACATCGCCGCACAGTGGACCGATATGCGTCCGCTGAGTCTGGTGCGTGCGATGGAGGGCTCCGCCGACGCCCCGAAGGCGGCCTCCTGA